The following are encoded in a window of Streptomyces sp. SAT1 genomic DNA:
- a CDS encoding class I SAM-dependent methyltransferase encodes MVARQLDEQIAGRFPVGQRLRVLDVGMGQGTQALRLARAGHQVTGLERDQKMIAVAREALAAEPEGIRARMRIVEGDGQDTGVHFLPGSFDVVLCHGVLMYVEEPDPLLAGLARMLAPGGLLSLLVRNADALALRPGLMGDWPTALAAFDSTVYRNRLGLDVRADRLADLTATLAGIGAPLHAWYGVRVFTDTAADGAEPPADVATLLDTEERAGRTDPYRAVAALLHLCGVRG; translated from the coding sequence CTGGTCGCCCGGCAGCTCGACGAGCAGATAGCGGGGCGTTTCCCGGTCGGGCAGCGGCTGCGGGTGCTCGACGTCGGGATGGGCCAGGGCACGCAGGCGCTGCGGCTGGCCCGTGCGGGGCACCAGGTCACCGGCCTGGAGCGCGACCAGAAGATGATCGCCGTGGCGCGGGAGGCATTGGCCGCCGAGCCCGAGGGCATCCGGGCGCGGATGCGGATCGTCGAGGGCGACGGCCAGGACACCGGGGTGCACTTCCTGCCCGGTAGCTTCGACGTCGTGCTCTGCCACGGCGTGCTGATGTACGTCGAGGAGCCCGACCCGCTGCTGGCGGGGCTGGCCCGGATGCTCGCGCCGGGCGGTCTGCTGTCGCTGCTGGTGCGCAACGCCGACGCGCTGGCGCTGCGGCCGGGGCTCATGGGCGACTGGCCGACCGCGCTGGCCGCGTTCGACTCGACGGTGTACCGCAACCGGCTGGGCCTGGACGTACGGGCGGACCGGCTCGCCGATCTGACCGCGACCCTCGCCGGGATCGGCGCGCCGCTGCACGCCTGGTACGGGGTGCGGGTCTTCACGGACACGGCTGCGGACGGCGCCGAGCCGCCGGCGGACGTGGCGACGCTGCTGGACACGGAGGAGCGGGCCGGCCGGACCGACCCGTACCGCGCGGTGGCGGCGCTGCTGCATCTGTGCGGGGTGCGGGGCTAG
- a CDS encoding S1C family serine protease, which produces MCCAAALAGCSGPAGPEETAASGAPTPSSGGRQVAAPAAADGLQSDYQRVIKEVLPSVVQIQASRDLGSGVVFDDKGHIVTNAHVVGNEKRFRVTTAGSEETLTATLVSAYPEQDLAVVKLDKVPDGLKAATFGDSDKVAVGQIVLAMGSPLGLSSSVTQGIVSATGRTVSEGQSGGGTGATIADMVQTSAAINPGNSGGALVNLDGQVIGIPTLAATDPQLGGSAAPGIGFAIPSSMVRTIAGQIVKYGKVVDSGRAALGITGRTVIDTSYQPAGVAVVEVKSGGAADRAGIRPGDIILKVGGAGITDITSLSEALAGDKPGQRTKVTYSRDGAERTVDVTLGEQ; this is translated from the coding sequence GTGTGCTGTGCCGCCGCGCTGGCCGGGTGCAGCGGTCCGGCCGGGCCCGAGGAGACGGCGGCCTCCGGCGCCCCGACGCCCTCCTCGGGCGGGCGGCAGGTGGCCGCCCCGGCGGCGGCGGACGGCCTCCAGAGCGACTACCAGCGGGTGATCAAGGAGGTCCTGCCCTCGGTCGTGCAGATCCAGGCGAGCCGCGACCTCGGCTCGGGGGTCGTCTTCGACGACAAGGGGCACATCGTCACCAACGCGCACGTCGTCGGCAACGAGAAGCGCTTCCGCGTCACCACGGCGGGCAGCGAGGAGACGCTCACCGCGACCCTGGTGTCCGCCTATCCGGAGCAGGACCTCGCCGTCGTCAAGCTGGACAAGGTGCCCGACGGGCTGAAGGCGGCCACCTTCGGGGACTCCGACAAGGTCGCGGTCGGGCAGATCGTGCTCGCCATGGGGTCGCCGCTGGGCCTTTCGTCGAGCGTCACCCAGGGGATCGTGTCGGCGACCGGGCGGACCGTCAGCGAGGGGCAGAGCGGCGGCGGCACGGGGGCGACGATCGCCGACATGGTGCAGACCTCGGCGGCGATCAACCCCGGCAACAGCGGGGGCGCGCTGGTGAACCTGGACGGCCAGGTCATCGGCATCCCGACGCTCGCCGCCACCGACCCGCAGCTCGGGGGCAGCGCGGCACCCGGCATCGGGTTCGCGATCCCCTCGTCCATGGTGAGGACGATCGCCGGGCAGATCGTGAAGTACGGCAAGGTCGTCGACTCGGGGCGGGCCGCGCTCGGCATCACCGGACGCACCGTCATCGACACCTCGTACCAGCCCGCCGGGGTCGCGGTCGTCGAGGTGAAGTCCGGTGGCGCGGCGGACCGGGCGGGGATCCGGCCCGGCGACATCATCCTCAAGGTCGGCGGCGCCGGCATCACCGACATCACCTCGCTGTCGGAGGCGCTGGCCGGGGACAAGCCGGGGCAGCGGACGAAGGTGACGTACTCCCGCGACGGCGCCGAGCGGACGGTGGACGTGACGCTGGGCGAGCAGTGA
- the cobT gene encoding nicotinate-nucleotide--dimethylbenzimidazole phosphoribosyltransferase, whose amino-acid sequence MSSLNLDDFSDLIERPDGGVRRDAEARRERQAVPPGALGRLDDLGEWLAAAQGAVPVRPVEQPRVVLFAGDHGIAALDVSARPAGTAAQSVRAVLEGARPVSVLARRQGVPVRVVDMALDCEPGALPEDVARHRVRRGSGRIDIEDALTPEEAEAAFRAGVAVADEEADSGTDLVVLGDVSVGGTTAAAVLIAALCGTDASVVTGRGGEAIDDLAWMRKCAAIRDALRRARPVLGDQLALLGAVGGADLAAMTGFLLQCAVRKLPVILDGVVSAACALVAQRVAFRAPDWWLAGHVSGEPGQAKALDRMALEPLLDHAVRVGEGAGALLALPLVRAAADLAAELPETAPAADDETDGAAAAAPEDEPTDYSGLD is encoded by the coding sequence ATGAGCTCGCTGAATCTCGACGACTTCTCCGATCTGATCGAGCGCCCCGACGGCGGAGTGCGGCGTGACGCCGAGGCGCGCCGGGAGCGTCAGGCCGTGCCGCCCGGTGCGCTGGGCCGCCTCGACGACCTGGGTGAGTGGCTGGCCGCGGCCCAGGGTGCCGTACCGGTGCGGCCGGTCGAACAGCCGCGCGTCGTGCTCTTCGCCGGTGACCACGGCATCGCCGCGCTCGACGTGTCGGCCCGCCCGGCGGGCACCGCCGCGCAGTCGGTCCGGGCGGTGCTGGAGGGCGCGCGGCCGGTGTCCGTGCTGGCCCGGCGCCAGGGTGTGCCGGTGCGGGTGGTGGACATGGCCCTGGACTGCGAGCCCGGGGCGCTGCCCGAGGACGTCGCGCGGCACCGGGTGCGGCGCGGCAGCGGACGTATCGACATCGAGGACGCGCTGACCCCCGAGGAGGCCGAGGCCGCGTTCCGGGCCGGGGTCGCGGTGGCCGACGAGGAGGCCGACTCCGGTACGGACCTCGTGGTGCTCGGTGACGTCAGCGTGGGCGGGACGACGGCGGCGGCGGTGCTGATCGCCGCGCTGTGCGGGACGGACGCGTCGGTGGTGACCGGCCGCGGCGGCGAGGCGATCGACGACCTGGCCTGGATGCGCAAGTGCGCCGCGATCCGGGACGCGCTGCGCCGGGCGCGGCCGGTGCTCGGGGACCAGCTGGCGCTGCTCGGGGCGGTCGGCGGGGCCGATCTGGCGGCGATGACCGGCTTCCTGCTCCAGTGCGCGGTGCGCAAGCTGCCGGTGATCCTGGACGGCGTGGTCTCGGCGGCGTGCGCGCTGGTGGCGCAGCGGGTGGCCTTCCGGGCGCCGGACTGGTGGCTGGCCGGGCATGTCAGCGGGGAGCCCGGACAGGCCAAGGCGCTGGACCGGATGGCGCTGGAGCCGCTGCTCGACCACGCCGTACGGGTCGGGGAGGGCGCGGGCGCGCTGCTTGCGCTCCCGCTGGTGCGGGCCGCCGCGGACCTGGCGGCCGAGCTTCCCGAGACGGCGCCCGCCGCCGACGACGAGACCGACGGCGCTGCCGCCGCCGCTCCGGAGGACGAGCCCACGGACTACTCCGGCCTGGACTGA
- a CDS encoding DUF3043 domain-containing protein, producing the protein MRVEPVPLGFVFRSRAKEEKAPVAEKTTVSISKQPRDPQAPKGRPTPKRSEAQGQRRSVANTPTNRKEAAKRQREERRVQMERQRQALASGDERYLPARDKGPVRKFARDFIDSRFNIAEFFLPMAVVILVLSMVRVGYLQNLALLLWLVVIVLIVLDSVLSVFRLKKRLAERFPDQSRKGAVAYALMRSLQMRRLRLPKPQVKRGERP; encoded by the coding sequence ATGCGGGTCGAGCCCGTACCCTTGGGATTTGTGTTCCGTAGCCGTGCCAAGGAAGAGAAGGCGCCGGTCGCCGAAAAGACGACGGTGAGCATCTCCAAGCAGCCCCGTGACCCGCAGGCGCCCAAGGGTCGCCCCACGCCGAAGAGGAGTGAGGCCCAGGGCCAGCGCCGCAGCGTCGCCAACACGCCGACCAACCGCAAGGAGGCCGCCAAGCGGCAGCGCGAGGAGCGCCGCGTCCAGATGGAGCGCCAGCGCCAGGCGCTGGCCAGCGGCGACGAGCGCTACCTCCCGGCCCGTGACAAGGGCCCGGTGCGCAAGTTCGCGCGTGACTTCATCGACTCGCGGTTCAACATCGCGGAGTTCTTCCTGCCGATGGCCGTGGTCATCCTGGTGCTGAGCATGGTGCGCGTCGGCTATCTGCAGAACCTCGCGCTGCTGCTGTGGCTCGTGGTGATCGTGCTGATCGTGCTCGACTCGGTCCTCAGCGTCTTCCGACTGAAGAAGCGGCTGGCGGAGCGCTTCCCGGACCAGAGCCGCAAGGGCGCCGTCGCCTACGCGCTGATGCGCTCCCTCCAGATGCGCCGGCTCCGTCTGCCCAAGCCGCAGGTCAAGCGTGGAGAGCGGCCCTGA
- the pspAA gene encoding PspA-associated protein PspAA, with protein MIVRIMGEGQVRLADGHLAELDELDDELLAEMEKGDGPGFRRTLSALLTRVRELGEPLPDDALEPSELILPAPDASLDDVRAMLSDDGLIPN; from the coding sequence ATGATCGTACGGATCATGGGGGAGGGACAGGTGAGGCTGGCCGACGGCCACCTCGCCGAACTGGACGAGCTGGACGACGAGCTCCTGGCCGAGATGGAGAAGGGCGACGGCCCCGGCTTCCGCCGGACCCTGTCCGCCCTCCTCACCAGGGTCCGGGAGCTGGGCGAGCCCCTCCCGGACGACGCCCTGGAGCCCTCCGAGCTGATCCTGCCCGCCCCGGACGCCAGCCTGGACGACGTACGCGCCATGCTCAGCGACGACGGCCTCATCCCCAACTGA
- a CDS encoding PspA/IM30 family protein produces the protein MSGVMKRMGMIFRAKANKALDRAEDPRETLDYSYQKQLELLQKVRRGVADVATSRKRLELQLNQLQQQSGKLEDQGRKALALGREDLAREALSRRAALQQQVTDLETQHSTLQGEEEKLTLAAQRLQAKVDAFRTRKETIKATYTAAQAQTRIGEAFSGISEEMGDVGLAIQRAEDKTQQLQARAGAIDELLASGALDDPTGMAKDDIAAELDRISGGTDVELELQRMKAELAGGSSADRQAIEGSQGQAETQQQPQDTPRFDKQ, from the coding sequence ATGAGCGGTGTCATGAAGCGTATGGGGATGATCTTCCGCGCGAAGGCGAACAAGGCCCTTGACCGGGCCGAGGACCCGCGCGAAACCCTCGATTACTCGTACCAGAAGCAGCTTGAGCTGCTCCAGAAGGTCCGCCGCGGCGTCGCCGACGTGGCGACCAGCCGCAAGCGCCTGGAGCTCCAGCTGAACCAGCTCCAGCAGCAGTCCGGCAAGCTGGAGGACCAGGGCCGCAAGGCGCTCGCGCTGGGCCGTGAGGACCTCGCCCGCGAGGCGCTGTCCCGCCGTGCCGCGCTCCAGCAGCAGGTGACGGACCTGGAGACGCAGCACTCCACGCTCCAGGGCGAGGAGGAGAAGCTCACTCTGGCGGCCCAGCGGCTCCAGGCGAAGGTGGACGCCTTCCGCACCCGCAAGGAGACCATCAAGGCGACCTACACGGCGGCCCAGGCGCAGACCCGGATCGGCGAGGCGTTCTCCGGCATCTCCGAGGAGATGGGCGACGTCGGCCTGGCCATCCAGCGCGCCGAGGACAAGACCCAGCAGCTCCAGGCGCGCGCCGGCGCGATCGACGAACTGCTCGCCTCCGGTGCCCTGGACGACCCCACCGGCATGGCCAAGGACGACATCGCCGCCGAGCTGGACCGCATCTCCGGTGGTACGGATGTGGAGCTGGAGCTTCAGCGCATGAAGGCCGAGCTGGCCGGCGGCTCCTCCGCGGACCGCCAGGCCATCGAAGGCAGCCAGGGCCAGGCCGAGACCCAGCAGCAGCCGCAGGACACCCCGCGCTTCGACAAGCAGTGA
- a CDS encoding response regulator, with the protein MTIRVLLADDQALLRSAFRVLVDSEPDMEVVGEATEGTEAVRLAKERRADVVLMDIRMPGTDGLAATRLISADPALDQVRVVILTTFEVDDYVVQSLRAGASGFLGKGSEPEELLNAIRIAAAGEALLSPAATKGLIARFLAQGDGTDDGRDPIRSARLDALTGREREVLVQVAGGHSNDEIAERLTVSPLTVKTHVNRAMAKLGARDRAQLVVIAYESGLVRPRVD; encoded by the coding sequence ATGACCATCCGTGTCCTGCTCGCCGACGACCAGGCACTGCTGCGCAGCGCCTTCCGCGTGCTCGTCGACTCCGAGCCCGACATGGAGGTGGTCGGCGAGGCGACCGAGGGCACCGAGGCGGTGCGCCTGGCCAAGGAGCGGCGCGCCGACGTCGTCCTCATGGACATCCGGATGCCGGGCACCGACGGCCTCGCCGCCACCCGCCTGATCAGCGCCGACCCGGCCCTCGACCAGGTACGCGTGGTCATCCTGACCACCTTCGAGGTCGACGACTACGTGGTGCAGTCGCTGCGCGCGGGCGCCTCCGGCTTCCTCGGCAAGGGCAGCGAGCCCGAGGAACTGCTGAACGCCATCCGCATCGCCGCCGCCGGGGAGGCCCTGCTGTCCCCGGCGGCCACCAAGGGACTCATCGCCCGCTTCCTCGCCCAGGGCGACGGCACCGACGACGGCCGCGACCCCATCCGCTCCGCCCGCCTCGACGCGCTCACCGGCCGCGAACGCGAGGTGCTCGTCCAGGTCGCCGGCGGCCACTCCAACGACGAGATCGCCGAACGCCTCACGGTCAGCCCGCTGACCGTCAAGACACACGTCAACCGGGCCATGGCCAAGCTGGGCGCCCGCGACCGCGCCCAGCTCGTCGTGATCGCCTACGAGTCCGGTCTGGTCCGCCCCCGGGTGGACTGA
- a CDS encoding bifunctional adenosylcobinamide kinase/adenosylcobinamide-phosphate guanylyltransferase — protein MDVTLLGTGAPAGLPRPHCPCAACATALGAQARAATALLVDGSLLLDLTPGVAFAAARAGQSLGQVAQVLLSHPHDGPAVEVPAGLPQPGRVPDGRELALLTGHRVRAVALDAPGTGYAVTGPDGKRLLYLPPGGAPAGLEEGSVPAYDMVVADVTGRPDALAKLRAVGAVGRATDVVAVHLDHDVPPGPELSRRLAAAGARAVPDGSTLVIGAYENMAAVPDVPRRTLVLGGARSGKSVEAERRLAAFPDVLYVATGGTRGGDTEWAARVALHRERRPGSWRTSETCDLVPLLAQDGPPLLIDCLSLWLTDAMDSVGAWDDAEWADGGERALRGRTAALTSAVRAARRTVVAVSNEVGSGIVPATASGRRYRDELGRLNAAFAAECEQVLLVVAGQALRLRG, from the coding sequence GTGGACGTGACACTGCTCGGTACCGGCGCCCCCGCGGGGCTGCCCCGCCCCCACTGCCCGTGCGCGGCCTGCGCGACGGCTCTCGGTGCGCAGGCCCGCGCCGCGACGGCGCTGCTCGTGGACGGGTCGCTGCTGCTGGACCTGACGCCCGGCGTGGCGTTCGCCGCCGCTCGGGCCGGGCAGTCGCTGGGGCAGGTGGCCCAGGTGCTGCTGTCCCATCCGCACGACGGTCCGGCCGTGGAGGTGCCCGCCGGGCTGCCGCAGCCGGGCCGGGTGCCGGACGGGCGGGAGCTGGCGCTGCTGACCGGGCATCGGGTGCGGGCGGTGGCGCTGGACGCGCCGGGCACGGGGTACGCGGTGACCGGGCCGGACGGCAAGCGGCTGCTGTATCTGCCGCCGGGCGGCGCCCCGGCCGGTCTGGAGGAGGGTTCCGTACCGGCGTACGACATGGTCGTCGCGGATGTGACGGGGCGGCCGGACGCGCTGGCGAAGCTGCGGGCCGTGGGGGCGGTGGGGCGGGCGACCGATGTCGTCGCGGTCCATCTCGACCACGATGTGCCGCCGGGTCCCGAACTGTCCCGGCGGCTGGCGGCGGCCGGGGCGCGGGCGGTGCCGGACGGCAGCACGCTGGTGATCGGGGCGTACGAGAACATGGCGGCCGTACCGGACGTGCCCCGGCGCACGCTGGTGCTGGGCGGGGCGCGTTCGGGCAAGTCGGTGGAGGCCGAGCGGCGGCTGGCGGCCTTTCCCGACGTGCTGTACGTGGCCACCGGCGGCACCCGGGGCGGGGACACGGAGTGGGCGGCGCGGGTGGCCCTGCACCGGGAGCGGCGGCCGGGTTCGTGGCGTACGTCCGAGACGTGCGACCTGGTGCCGCTGCTCGCGCAGGACGGTCCGCCGCTCCTGATCGACTGCCTGTCGCTGTGGCTGACGGACGCGATGGACTCCGTGGGCGCCTGGGACGACGCGGAGTGGGCGGACGGCGGTGAACGGGCGCTGCGGGGGCGGACGGCCGCGCTGACGTCGGCGGTCCGGGCCGCCCGGCGGACCGTGGTCGCCGTCTCCAACGAGGTCGGTTCGGGCATCGTCCCGGCCACCGCCTCGGGCCGCCGCTACCGTGACGAACTGGGCCGGCTGAACGCGGCCTTCGCCGCCGAGTGCGAACAGGTGCTGCTGGTGGTGGCGGGCCAGGCGCTGCGTCTGCGCGGCTGA
- a CDS encoding class I SAM-dependent methyltransferase yields the protein MPPLPYAPRVYDPRRIGYAAELAQGTDRFHEPRRADCPWCGSARLRTRLSAPDLLQRKPGRFALDQCRDCGHAFQNPRLTPAGLAFYHRDFDESDPQALPDPVLAARRSHRRHRWDAHLMRNVGEPESWLDVGTGHAHFPAAAREIFPYTSFDGLDPTPRVEAARAAGRIEEAHIGHLSDPRVAERLRGRYDVVSMFHHLSHAPDPRAELRGALTALRPGGHLLIELPDPRSAFALLLGKWWLPHGQPRHLHLPPARNLRAALESAGCTVLVTDHRTPHTPNDLSAALALALARLLPAPDAPWRQTPPSAPRRALRAVLAAATSPLVDLAALLDLALAPLLRRTPGCSNTYRLVARRDTAGPV from the coding sequence ATGCCGCCCCTGCCGTACGCCCCGCGGGTCTACGACCCGCGCCGCATCGGGTACGCCGCCGAACTCGCCCAGGGCACCGACCGGTTCCACGAGCCGCGCCGCGCGGACTGCCCCTGGTGCGGCTCCGCCCGGCTGCGCACCCGGCTGAGCGCGCCCGACCTGCTCCAGCGCAAGCCGGGCAGGTTCGCGCTCGACCAGTGCCGCGACTGCGGGCACGCCTTCCAGAACCCCCGGCTCACCCCGGCCGGACTCGCCTTCTACCACCGCGACTTCGACGAGAGCGACCCGCAGGCACTGCCCGACCCGGTGCTCGCCGCCCGCCGCAGCCACCGCAGGCACCGCTGGGACGCCCACCTGATGCGCAACGTGGGCGAACCGGAGAGCTGGCTCGACGTCGGCACCGGCCACGCCCACTTCCCCGCCGCGGCCCGGGAGATCTTCCCGTACACCTCCTTCGACGGGCTCGACCCCACGCCCCGGGTGGAGGCCGCGCGCGCGGCCGGGCGGATCGAGGAGGCGCACATCGGGCACCTGTCCGACCCGCGCGTGGCCGAACGGCTGCGCGGACGCTACGACGTGGTCAGCATGTTCCACCACCTCTCCCACGCCCCCGACCCCCGGGCCGAGCTGCGCGGCGCCCTCACCGCGCTGCGCCCCGGCGGCCACCTCCTGATCGAACTGCCCGACCCGCGCAGCGCGTTCGCCCTGCTGCTCGGCAAGTGGTGGCTGCCGCACGGGCAGCCGCGCCATCTGCACCTGCCGCCCGCGCGCAACCTGCGCGCCGCGCTGGAGTCCGCGGGCTGCACGGTCCTCGTCACCGACCACCGCACCCCGCACACGCCGAACGACCTGTCGGCGGCCCTCGCCCTGGCCCTGGCCCGCCTGCTGCCCGCCCCCGACGCCCCCTGGCGGCAGACCCCGCCCAGCGCCCCGCGGCGCGCGCTGCGCGCGGTCCTCGCCGCCGCCACCAGCCCGCTGGTCGACCTGGCCGCTCTCCTCGACCTGGCCCTCGCCCCGCTGCTGCGCCGCACCCCGGGCTGCTCGAACACCTACCGGCTCGTCGCCCGCCGCGACACGGCCGGACCGGTCTGA
- a CDS encoding sensor histidine kinase, producing the protein MSRLDRMRSRLTAHPCALDAAIAAGALVCMVAGSFVEPRGEHGVSWAVRHPEPISLVLMALGAAALVFRRRAPRAVLAVTGAVSLAGCLTGDPRAPVAMAAVIALYTVAATTDRPTTWRLGLSTMTVLTGAAMLGGPEPWYAQENLAIFAWTGMAAAGGDAVRSRRAFVSAIRERAERAERTREEEARRRVVEERLRIARDLHDVVAHHIALVNVQAGVAAHIMDKRPDQAKEALAHVREAGRSALNELRATVGLLRQSDDPEAPTEPAPGLDRLDDLVGTFRSAGLRVEVARSDGGAPLPAAVDLAAFRVVQEALTNVQKHAGSGAAAEVSVVRVGPNVEITVLDDGAGADGAPGADGGGHGLLGMRERVTALRGTLTTGPRYGSGFRVHAILPVRTDTGTTARSAGTGTTGTRTPGEPGTGPRTARTRTRAPGDAV; encoded by the coding sequence GTGAGCCGACTCGACCGCATGCGCAGCCGCCTGACCGCGCACCCCTGCGCGCTGGACGCCGCCATCGCCGCGGGCGCGCTGGTCTGTATGGTCGCCGGTTCCTTCGTGGAGCCGCGCGGCGAGCACGGCGTCAGCTGGGCGGTGCGCCATCCGGAACCGATCAGCCTGGTGCTGATGGCCCTCGGCGCCGCCGCGCTCGTCTTCCGCCGCCGCGCCCCGCGCGCCGTGCTCGCGGTCACCGGCGCCGTCTCGCTGGCCGGCTGCCTCACCGGCGACCCGCGCGCCCCCGTCGCCATGGCGGCCGTCATCGCCCTGTACACCGTCGCCGCCACCACCGACCGCCCCACCACCTGGCGCCTGGGCCTGTCCACCATGACCGTGCTGACCGGGGCCGCCATGCTCGGCGGCCCCGAGCCCTGGTACGCCCAGGAGAACCTCGCCATCTTCGCCTGGACCGGCATGGCCGCCGCGGGCGGCGACGCCGTCCGCAGCCGCCGCGCCTTCGTCAGCGCCATCCGCGAACGCGCCGAACGCGCCGAACGCACCCGCGAGGAGGAGGCCCGCCGCCGCGTCGTCGAGGAGCGCCTGCGCATCGCCCGCGACCTGCACGACGTGGTCGCCCACCACATCGCGCTGGTCAATGTGCAGGCCGGGGTCGCCGCCCACATCATGGACAAACGCCCCGACCAGGCCAAGGAGGCCCTCGCCCATGTCCGCGAGGCCGGCCGCTCCGCGCTGAACGAACTGCGCGCCACGGTCGGGCTGCTGCGGCAGTCCGACGACCCCGAGGCGCCCACCGAACCGGCCCCCGGCCTGGACCGGCTCGACGACCTCGTCGGCACCTTCCGCAGCGCCGGCCTGCGCGTCGAGGTCGCCCGCTCCGACGGCGGCGCCCCGCTGCCCGCCGCCGTCGACCTGGCCGCGTTCCGCGTCGTCCAGGAGGCCCTGACCAATGTGCAGAAGCACGCGGGCAGCGGGGCCGCGGCCGAGGTCAGCGTCGTACGGGTCGGACCGAACGTGGAGATCACCGTGCTGGACGACGGCGCGGGCGCGGACGGCGCCCCGGGCGCCGACGGCGGCGGTCACGGGCTGCTCGGCATGCGCGAGCGGGTCACCGCCCTGCGCGGCACCCTCACCACCGGCCCCCGCTACGGCAGCGGCTTCCGCGTCCATGCGATCCTTCCCGTCAGGACCGACACCGGCACCACCGCCCGTTCCGCCGGCACCGGAACCACCGGAACCCGCACCCCCGGTGAGCCCGGCACCGGTCCCCGCACCGCCCGCACCCGCACCCGCGCCCCGGGGGACGCCGTATGA